A genomic window from Plasmodium reichenowi strain SY57 chromosome 6, whole genome shotgun sequence includes:
- a CDS encoding hypothetical protein (conserved Plasmodium protein, unknown function), with product MKSTNNVLATNEKSYNNVDFVKNKIKTYNLNNENKKNKNYFPIVKYKNTSEKTKNVDNCMTTKNLNNLKNKNDIIRTGKYVNEKIKVNENLKHLKTRIPLLKTNILRTNETNKSINTFKYKSNIEKNENGERGDIIKDLNIYNDKNKYMEKNNSPKNEIEKNKIEKLTNINNITNDINNNIILEELSNRNKEKTIYINNGPMNKDTKCISQIKRTSININNKNYTCNISKPLIRRSITFMNTGKNIHLNKSTSSINNNENVLNNKKMNDRMYIQNKAYIPQNSLIKNKIESSNKINNINTMNTMSNINNNNNNNNNNNNNNRNSIMLVKDIHNNNIKSLTKNKYNKIITPISPVGINKKQTYKVSNIIENTISPILIPNYKKIKILKPTKIINPLSNDTFHNNLKKTLINTIMNPPAPKKIIKKDINDIYINKKKINNIDFKKINVPINKRITTIINKNEHDNIIISKQLTHKKNFIQINKQPLLRRHSTAILNHNISNLKKRLSNVKDKNDKIYLNKGNITYKENSTHNNHDKEKIIKCLPINNIQNEQEIHIIPSNVLINQNVWTPKIMIIKKDNNEKNGNVENEIDKDNNKKNDNNNNNNKNDNNNNNKKNDNNDNNKKNDNNDNNKKNDNNDNNKKNDNNDNNKKNDNNDNNKKNDNNDNNNNNNQSCVEKSSKINALFNIPKRLSSLIYPKIKKNFIAKINRNLNQTDKKNDDKNIDEKVSESLEKKINEPKNEILVETKNQILKDLQNNEGELNYRTNELTNDNIPSEYLENINKEKYILKEDIECDNKYIAHTNIMEKKDNKLNHISDKNITYNDKIKDTNETIVSVKLKEITSNDLLCEYREEVLKKFNNEYINEEKNEIINEIHSKRLSYDNNKTYPSSWYYYNNQKESEMIHKMNKNICSYEEISTYEKTKYIYPNETQESINCDITNISKDNYQPYHNDKGYKTNNLNINQKGNHNDKISHNDKISHNEQIPHKEISHKEISHKEISHNEEISPIDKISHNDKISHNDKISHNEEIPHKEISHNEEIYHNEEISHNDKISHNDKISHNDKISYNDKISHNDKISHNNKISPIDKISPIDKIYHNDEISYYDGVNMNTCQQNNNIQLTEKQKEQIENYDQTIKDIIDKNDDEIKNLFVNNNNDGIIIFDNKNIQDISEDFIKNEKINKIYSSNNCINMHEEEEKNGETITKILNEKLNNIKTNQIIEHKDKNKIEDNTKGVLQKKTHDALQGKHTFYNINNEINKKNPLEDDPLNQKRDIIFFCDLNKNYNKDTIHKSDENTHTNMKHQIIEDTREVKKVEVDETLTYHKIINDKNENYYEQNITDKIEIYNKQKGDDKIKKKNNDEQKMLQNIEEHKKEQLTKRTKGAEKKYACIHFTELNKNICKILNSKNYKAAEWSKNKKNKGEMIKENQKNQPHSYRHLHIRTHKNTHKYTHKYTHKYTHKHTHTHKHSYLRSYPHPLDIYYKMHIKKRRKSNKREDYSGMEQNKILLRNGKQKKTKNNCIIYEPYENKNEKHLSLIFKKNINIINNNNMIKKILQRKKIANNNKLYNYYSQFFQSYNLSITRFRRKNQKNYEQEKKKKKKNLHVILFPSHKNKTNDLKLNNIIELNKEQNIQTKKGNIPHFKNIQDNNFDKKTRKQKKKKKKITFIHDKLERKGCIIQPEDKMNKDLNNNNCDESEEKENNHMKMGKNTDMIKEYYSLSNEEILLDNVSSENINKLKEKNGYIIEMENQMKKKEEKKINIVNNEKFQMDDDNEKNNSNNNNNNNNIGNDIKIYVEKYLEENKNLFFYEHEWINIILQIINKDNFYLAEELMILIFQKEEKLYKNFIEERNKNIKGNNGYIYNKTCDNINMCTYDNINMCTYDNINMCAYDNIYMCTYNNNNNNNNYNNHNSINNIENINHQNDNNKISSSDNKTEEPIKLSNFMQQIFNYCPIEWPLLDISILIIVCQVVCYIFNLNKYHMFTDCCILFEKYCIGILLNSSLISSNKNRNTILMFEHDFFYKFIVPHNYKKPTIDVIKYHKNYLKNDNFIEEKTILDVIFLALAYYITVSHNLNEYIQRNNIISYINLLNKNVPNDIRSQGIEENLTTPQKKKRKHISNILNIHKNIGTQKSSTINNKRKSHNNNNNNINNNNNNNNNNNNNNNNNNNSNNFYHDMHIFTHNNNFSPYSNQNINIYINAPDKRYKTYRHSSYGRYVHNLKKKNYNYSIMKHRYSEFLPISKKQSFLHPKLKRTKTYEKNLKKRLSILRTTKCIKKINSKDYPNKYIIKKNNEIQEETKWMDGKNYYDKENNDNIYDNEQKENIHLNDTTPLMISQNNITNLVLSKNSKMDIIIKYQTKTNFEKLLCLIIIEIFNLIYDNRQYSVENILIIRKFFRVFLNFAQKKFLSLSLKRHLNRNMCDVKEKGNICSYGDNMSIHKGNICSYGDNMSIHKNNICSNEDNMSVHKNNICNHDDNMSVHKNNICNHDDNMSVHKNNICNHDDNIGNIYNMNNLKCVDTNISSYERRESKELIESPNNIYENYYNIWIWVERIFSENFYEINSMLYNLNSCNKNSNNSRNEYMNINYEKIELISQNIKRFSNVQKRNCFVLKYYWSIFGIKDGYTEKNIRRENYMDNKIDFTDNKYINDIYSYINQWDDKKNSSDINSLLSYCYFPKYFSVKHENNLKNKIFLKLEKKDFLYDTLTLYYLSSIECICKVFVAIEDIPSFLHLQDEPNIVNNLFLKENYNINESPYLNRSYENNLESMNSLLLDNEHNDDLNEEKDCTYWIKILKKKLKIYDIQWHEEYEKKYLNLVIYMKLMKQKFKENHIFNKIMKYNISSIWLNKSQIYLQYIQIIINCKFYLHCSYNTIYLFIKKNYIFVIQMIQHYVNEKIIALHANKKKKNNNNNNNNNNNNNKKDNINNNNNYYYYYNDLLMSSHNNHIHNDNADMPTQVDDNFIFMAWEIANFYFSILYYKLDLKTILTELFKWIKLFENYPNKRFFRILKFRCISYVIHILIFMNKYKYAERIVKNVFLFNIRKKRKLYQNGINYENCKNYENDNNDENGINDENGINYENGINYENGINDKNDENGINGINDENAFYIYNIENINNSCNVTRHKDISQGCKMKKDQNINGYNINMTNQEIQPIQNVMSLNKYEESINNNNNNNDMMKCYTNIQKFNSRHYFKRRRNKNTNCHIMNKCYLYHRWINFLMKKYNKIIIYLLKKKNIVKLILFNNRNVHVLMRKKKERILIKEVSFKMNSLQKLLLLLYKLSIKLYKSYYYHASILHYYTSQQIFEVSKYLNIKIKKNHKKKIKKKKIINNNNNNNINNNIYNHCNMVTPQFNYNHQMNNTQFFLMDNLFSHSLNSPNNIINNNYYSNQPLNKSQDNDPNFFSPFKLQQSPKVSINKTDKSYRSHTKNNDDMFYLHALILSIQIQYTLSICIIICSDLFNFPNKIKKLQKFKIKNKQHILKDKYNNMTFMSCFFNHKILSKHCRILNGHKFHQFVKRKKKIKNKDIHTKKNYLNKNIKNKELDHYNSSMNNTPVNYKQHDTFQFTNLYNRKYKKRKIMNNINYISSQKKIKEHNYNNILLHIKDNKLKKIYNKCLHKNKQRDYNSDSILMYHYSSDECDKHILSDSYKDKYKTYTKLLSKKKKKNILQVKKNKKKNNYHIIIKISTWLSKNSASQLIWIAQKLFKMYVPELLCVVLALQTNMFMNKNILPNIKRIDKILSLCSDNPQLVYFSLESLNGYRNKQNLRKYKHYFELYKKYKKIFLDKKKDINNSMEMLHELCQNFFVLKKKKKKKKTKKNI from the exons TACTTTTATGAACACGGGCAAAAATATACACCTGAATAAAAGCACATCGtcaataaataataatgaaaatgtcttaaacaacaaaaaaatgaatgaCAGAATGTATATTCAAAATAAGGCATATATCCCACAAAATTCTCTcatcaaaaataaaatagagagtagtaataaaataaataatattaatactATGAATACAATGAGTAATAttaacaacaacaataataataataataataataataataataatagaaattCCATTATGTTAGTGAAAGATATACATAACAATAACATAAAAAGTTTgacaaaaaataaatataataaaataataacacCTATATCTCCTGTAGgtataaacaaaaaacaAACCTACAAAGTTTCTAatataatagaaaataCAATATCTCCTATACTTATTccaaattataaaaaaataaaaatattaaaaccaacaaaaataatcaaTCCTTTGTCTAACGATAcatttcataataatttaaaaaaaacactAATCAATACTATAATGAATCCTCCTGCCCccaaaaaaataataaaaaaagacataaatgacatatatataaacaaaaaaaaaataaataatatagattttaaaaaaataaatgttccaataaataaaagaattactactattataaataagaaCGAACATGataacattattatatctaaACAGTTAActcataaaaaaaattttatccaaataaataaacagCCATTATTAAGGAGACACTCCACAGCTATTTTAAATCATAACATTTctaatttaaaaaaaagattaaGTAATGTcaaagataaaaatgataaaatatatttaaacaagggaaatataacatataaagAGAATAGTACACATAATAATCatgataaagaaaaaattataaaatgtcTTCCTATAAATAACATACAGAATGAACAagaaatacatataatCCCTTCAAATGTTTTAATTAATCAAAATGTATGGACTCcaaaaattatgataataaaaaaggataacaatgaaaaaaatggaaatgTGGAAAACGAAATTGACaaggataataataaaaaaaatgacaataataataataataataaaaatgacaataataataataataaaaaaaatgacaataatgataataataaaaaaaatgacaataatgataataataaaaaaaatgacaataatgataataataaaaaaaatgacaataatgataataataaaaaaaatgacaataatgataataataaaaaaaatgacaataatgataataataataataataatcaatCTTGTGTAGAAAAAAGTAGCAAAATCAATGCTCTCTTTAATATACCCAAAAGATTAAGTAGTTTGATTTATCctaaaataaaaaaaaacttcATAGCAAAGATTAATAGAAATTTGAACCAGActgataaaaaaaatgatgataaaaatattgatgAAAAAGTAAGTGAATCACttgaaaagaaaataaatgaaccaaaaaatgaaatattagttgaaacaaaaaatcaaatattGAAGGATCTACAAAATAATGAGGGGGAATTAAATTATAGGACGAATGAATTAACAAATGATAACATACCCTCAGAATATcttgaaaatataaataaggaaaaatacatcttaaaagaagatatagaatgtgataataaatatattgctcatacaaatattatggaaaaaaaggataataaactaaatcatataagtgataaaaatattacatataatgacaaaataaaagataCCAATGAAACTATCGTAAGTGTAAAATTAAAGGAAATAACATCCaatgatttattatgtGAATATCGTGAAGAAGTTCTAAAAAAGtttaataatgaatatataaatgaagaaaaaaatgaaattattaatGAAATACATTCTAAACGATTATCTTacgataataataaaaccTACCCTTCAAGTtggtattattataacaacCAAAAAGAATCAGAAATGATAcataaaatgaataaaaatatttgcAGTTATGAAGAAATTTCAACTTatgaaaaaacaaaatatatatatcctaATGAAACACAGGAAAGTATAAATTGtgatataacaaatatatcGAAAGATAATTATCAACCCTATCACAATGATAAAGGGTATAAAACgaataatttaaatattaatcaGAAAGGTAAtcataatgataaaatatcacataatgataaaatatcaCATAATGAGCAAATACCACATAAGGAAATATCACATAAGGAAATATCACATAAGGAAATATCACATAATGAGGAAATATCACCTATTGATAAAATATCacataatgataaaatatcacataatgataaaatatcaCATAATGAGGAAATACCGCATAAGGAAATATCACATAATGAGGAAATATACCACAATGAGGAAATATCacataatgataaaatatcacataatgataaaatatcacataatgataaaatatcatataatgataaaatatcacataatgataaaatatcacataataataaaatatcacctattgataaaatatcacctattgataaaatataccACAATGATGAAATATCTTATTATGATGGTGTTAATATGAACACATGCCAACAAAATAACAATATCCAATTGAcagaaaaacaaaaagaacAAATTGAAAACTATGATCAAACGATTAAAGATATaattgataaaaatgatgatgaaataaaaaacttATTTgtcaataataataatgatgggataattatttttgataataaaaatatacaagaTATATCAGAggattttataaaaaatgaaaaaattaataaaatttattcaTCTAATAATTGTATTAACATGCATGaggaagaagaaaaaaatggagaaactattacaaaaattctgaatgaaaaattaaataatataaaaacaaatcaaataattgaacataaagataaaaacaaaatagAAGATAACACAAAAGGAGTTTtgcaaaaaaaaacacatGATGCATTACAAGGAAAACATAccttttataatataaataatgaaataaataaaaaaaatccATTGGAAGATGATCCATTAAATCAAAAAAGagatattatatttttttgtgatCTTAATAAGAATTACAATAAAGACACTATTCACAAATCAGATGAAAATACACACACTAATATGAAACATCAAATAATTGAGGATACAAGGGAAGTGAAAAAGGTCGAAGTAGACGAAACTTTAACttatcataaaataataaatgacAAAAATGAAAACTATTATGAACAAAACATAACGgataaaatagaaatatacaataaacaaaaaggagatgataaaattaagaaaaaaaataatgatgaacAAAAAATGCTGCAAAATATAGAAGAACATAAGAAAGAACAATTAACAAAGAGAACAAAGGGTgcagaaaaaaaatacgcctgtatacattttacagagttaaataaaaatatatgtaaaatattaaattcGAAGAATTACAAAGCAGCAGAATGGAgcaaaaataaaaaaaataaaggtGAAATGATAAAAGAAAATCAAAAGAATCAACCACATTCATATCGACATTTACATATACGTACACATAAAAatacacataaatatacacataaatatacacataaatatacacataaaCATACACATACACATAAACATTCATACCTACGTTCATATCCACATCCActtgatatatattacaaaatgcatataaaaaaaagaagaaaaagtaACAAACGTGAAGATTATTCAGGTATGGAACAAAATAAGATTCTTTTAAGAAATGGAAAGcagaaaaaaacaaaaaataattgcATTATTTACGAACCATATGAAAATAAGAATGAGAAACATTTATctcttatttttaaaaaaaatataaatataataaataataataatatgataaaaaaaatattgcAGAGAAAAAAGATAgcaaataataataaactgtataattattattcacaATTTTTTCAAAGTTATAATCTCAGTATAACTAGGTTTAGGagaaaaaatcaaaaaaattatgagcaagaaaaaaaaaagaaaaaaaaaaatttacatgtaatattattccCTTCAcataaaaacaaaacaaatgATCTTAAgttaaataatataatagaaTTAAACAAGGaacaaaatattcaaaCGAAAAAGGGGAACATTCCTCATTTTAAGAATATAcaagataataattttgataaaaaaacaagaaaacaaaaaaaaaaaaaaaaaaaaattacatttATACATGATAAATTAGAGCGAAAAGGATGTATTATCCAACCAGAAgataaaatgaataaagatttaaataataataattgtgATGAAAgtgaagaaaaagaaaataatcatatgaAGATGGGGAAAAATACAGATATgataaaagaatattattcaCTGAGTAACGAAGAAATATTACTTGATAATGTGTCAAGTGagaatattaataaattgaAAGAGAAAAATGGATATATCATAGAAATGGAAAATcagatgaaaaaaaaagaagaaaaaaaaatcaacattgtaaataatgaaaaattcCAGATggatgatgataatgaaaaaaataatagtaataataataataataataataatataggaaatgatataaagatatatgttgaaaaatatttagaagaaaataaaaacctttttttttatgaacaTGAATggataaatattatattacaaataataaataaggataatttttatttggCAGAAGAATTAAtgattttaatatttcaaaaagaagaaaaattgtacaaaaattttatagaagaaagaaataaaaatataaaaggaaataatggatatatatataataaaacatgtgataatataaatatgtgtacatatgataatataaatatgtgtacatatgataatataaatatgtgtgcttatgataatatatatatgtgtacatataacaataataataataataataattataataatcataatagtattaataatatagaaaatataaaccatcaaaatgataataataaaatttcaTCAAGTGATAATAAAACGGAGGAACCTATAAAACTATCCAATTTTATGCaacaaatatttaattacTGTCCTATTGAATGGCCCTTATTAGATATTAGTATCTTAATAATAGTATGTCAAGTAgtttgttatatttttaatttgaaTAAATATCATATGTTTACCGACTGTTGTATATTGtttgaaaaatattgtattggtatattattaaactCTTCTCTTATTAgttcaaataaaaatagaaatacTATCCTTATGTTTGAAcatgattttttttataaatttattgtcccacataattataaaaaacCAACCATTgatgtaataaaatatcacaagaattatttaaagaatgataattttataGAAGAAAAAACTATACTAGATGTCATTTTTCTTGCTCTAGCATATTATATAACCGTTAGTCACAATctaaatgaatatatacaaagaaataatatcatatcatatataaatttattgaataaaaatgttcCCAATGATATTAGATCACAAGGAATAGAAGAAAATTTGACTACAccacaaaaaaaaaaaagaaaacatataagtaatattttgaatatacataaaaatataggTACACAAAAAAGTTCaacaataaataataaaagaaaaagtcataataataataataataatattaataataataacaataataataacaataacaataacaataataacaataacaataatagtaataatttttatcatgatatgcatatatttacacataataataatttttctcCTTATTCCAAccaaaatattaatatatatataaatgctcctgataaaagatataaaacatatagACATTCCTCATATGGTAGATACGTGCAcaatttgaaaaaaaaaaattataattattccATTATGAAACATAGATACTCAGAATTTTTGCCAATATCAAAAAAGCAATCCTTTTTACATccaaaattaaaaagaacCAAGACctatgaaaaaaatttaaaaaaaagactCAGCATATTAAGGACGAcaaaatgtattaaaaaaataaatagtAAAGATTATccaaataaatatattatcaaaaaGAATAATGAAATTCAGGAGGAAACAAAATGGATGGACGgcaaaaattattatgataaagaaaataacgataatatatacgataatgaacaaaaggaaaatatacatttgaATGATACAACTCCATTAATGATTAGccaaaataatattacaaattTAGTGTTATCAAAAAATAGCAAAATggatataattataaaatatcaaACAAAAACcaattttgaaaaattattgtgtcttataataatagaaatttttaatttaatttatgaTAATAGACAATATTCAGTTGAAAATATTCTGATAATTAGAAAATTCTTCCGGGTATTTCTTAATTTTGCTCAGAAGAAATTTCTATCTTTATCGTTAAAGAGACATTTGAACAGGAACATGTGTGATGTGAAAGAAAAAGGTAATATTTGTAGTTATGGTGATAATATGAGTATACATAAAGGTAATATTTGTAGTTATGGTGATAATATGAgtatacataaaaataatatttgcAGCAATGAAGATAACATGAGTGTgcataaaaataatatctGCAACCATGATGATAACATGAGTGTgcataaaaataatatctGCAATCATGATGATAACATGAGTGTgcataaaaataatatctGCAACcatgatgataatataggtaacatatataatatgaataatttaaaatgtGTAGACACAAACATATCATCGTATGAGAGAAGAGAAAGCAAAGAATTGATAGAGTCACCAAATAATATCtatgaaaattattacaatatatGGATATGGGTTGAACGTATATTTTCAgaaaatttttatgaaataaacagtatgttatataatttgaatAGTTGTAATAAGAATAGTAATAATTCAAGAAAtgaatatatgaatattaattatgaaaaaatagaGTTAATCAGTCAAAATATTAAACGTTTTTCAAATGTCCAAAAGAGAAATTGTTTTGtcttaaaatattattggAGCATTTTTGGAATTAAAGATGGATATACTGAAAAGAATATAAGAAGGGAAAATTATATggataataaaattgattttacagataataaatatattaatgatatatattcatatataaatcaatGGGATGATAAAAAGAATTCATCAGAtattaattctttattatcatattgttattttccaaaatatttttctgttaaacatgaaaataatttgaaaaataaaatatttctgaaattagaaaaaaaagattttttatatgatactctaacattatattatttatcttCCATAGAATGTATATGTAAAGTATTTGTTGCAATTGAAGATATTCCATCATTTTTACATTTACAAGATGAACCTAATATTGTAAATAATTTGTTcttaaaagaaaattataatattaatgaatcaccatatttaaatagatcatatgaaaataatttagaAAGCATGAATAGTTTGCTTTTAGATAATGAGCATAATGATGatttaaatgaagaaaaggATTGTACTTATtggataaaaatattaaaaaagaaattgaaaatatatgatatacAATGGCATGAAGAAtatgaaaagaaatatttaaatttggttatttatatgaaattaatgaaacaaaaatttaaagaaaatcatatttttaataaaattatgaaatataatatttcatctATATGGTTAAATAAAAgtcaaatatatttacaatatattcaaataataattaattgTAAGTTTTATTTGCATTGTTCCTATAATActatttatttgtttatcaaaaaaaattatatatttgttatacAAATGATACAACATTATGTcaatgaaaaaataatagcTCTTCATgcaaataaaaaaaaaaaaaataataataataataataataataataataataataataaaaaggataatattaataataataataattattattattattataacgACTTACTTATGTCATCACATAATAACCATATTCATAATGACAATGCTGATATGCCTACACAAGTTGACGacaattttatatttatggCATGGGAAATTGCAAACTTCTATTTCTCTATCCTTTACTATAAATTAGACTTAAAAACCATTTTGACTGAATTGTTCAAATGgataaaattatttgaaaatTATCCCAACAAACGTTTTTTTCGTATATTAAAGTTCAGATGCATATCATAtgttatacatatattaatatttatgaataaatataaatatgcaGAAAGGATAGTTAAAAATGTCTTTCTCTTTAATATAAGGAAAAAGAGGAAACTTTATCAAAATGgtataaattatgaaaattgcaaaaattatgaaaatgataataatgatgaaaatggtataaatgatgaaaatggtataaattatgaaaatggtataaattatgaaaatggtataaatgataaaaatgatgaaaatggTATAAATGGtataaatgatgaaaatgcattttatatatacaatatagAGAACATTAATAATAGTTGTAATGTAACAAGACATAAAGATATATCACAGGGATgtaaaatgaaaaaggaCCAAAACATAAATggttataatattaatatgacCAATCAAGAAATTCAGCCCATCCAAAATGTAATGTCCCTCAACAAATATGAAGAAAGTAtcaacaataataataataataatgatatgaTGAAGTGCTATACAAACATACAAAAATTTAACAGTAGacattattttaaaagGAGAAGAAACAAAAATACAAACTGTCATATTATGAACAAATGTTATTTATACCATAGGTGGATTAACTTCttgatgaaaaaatataacaaaatcataatttatttattaaaaaagaaaaatatcgtaaaacttatattatttaacaATAGAAATGTACATGTTCttatgagaaaaaaaaaagaaagaattCTTATAAAGGAAGTTAGTTTCAAAATGAATTCTTTACAAaaacttttattattactttataaattatctataaagttatataaatcatattattatcatgcATCTATCTTGCATTATTATACATCACAACAAATATTTGAAGTTTCcaaatatttaaatattaaaattaaaaaaaatcataaaaaaaaaattaaaaaaaaaaaaataataaataataataataataataatataaataacaatatatataatcattgTAATATGGTTACACCACAATTTAATTATAACCACCAAATGAACAATACACAATTTTTTCTAATGgataatttattttctcaTTCACTCAATTCAcctaataatataattaataataattattattccAATCAACCCCTTAATAAATCACAAGATAATGATCCGAATTTTTTCTCTCCATTTAAATTACAACAATCTCCTAAAGTGtctataaataaaacagATAAATCTTATAGATCTCATACCAAAAATAATGACGACatgttttatttacatGCTCTTATCCTTAGTATACAAATTCAATATACTTTATccatttgtattattatttgctccgatttatttaattttccaaataaaataaagaaacTCCAAAAGTtcaaaattaaaaataaacaacatatattaaaggATAAATACAATAATATGACTTTTATGTCTTGCTTCTTTAATCATAAAATTTTGTCAAAACATTGCCGAATATTAAATGGTCACAAATTTCATCAATTTgttaaaagaaaaaagaaaatcaaaaataaagatatacatacaaaaaaaaattatttgaacaaaaatataaaaaataaagaacTAGATCATTATAATAGTAGTATGAATAATACACCTGTAAATTATAAACAACATGATACATTTCAATTTACAAATTTATACAATaggaaatataaaaaaagaaaaattatgaataacattaattatatatcatcacaaaaaaaaattaaagaacataattataacaatatattattacatattaaggataataaattaaaaaaaatttataataaatgcttacataaaaacaaacaaaGAGATTATAATTCCGACAGTATTCTTATGTACCATTATTCTTCTGATGAATGTgataaacatattttaagtgattcatataaagataaatacaaaacatatacaaaattactctctaaaaaaaaaaaaaaaaatatattacaagttaaaaaaaataagaagaaaaataattatcatattataataaaaatatctaCGTGGTTGAGTAAAAATTCTGCTTCCCAATTGATATGGATAGCTCAA AAGCTATTTAAGATGTATGTCCCGGAATTGTTATGCGTAGTCTTGGCTCTTCAAACAAATATGtttatgaataaaaatatattacca aatattaaaagaatcGACAAGATACTAAGCTTATGTTCCGATAATCCTCAACTGGTTTATTTC